One Besnoitia besnoiti strain Bb-Ger1 chromosome VIII, whole genome shotgun sequence DNA segment encodes these proteins:
- a CDS encoding EGF family domain-containing protein (encoded by transcript BESB_081510): protein MEAVKTQVPQRGGSACREALSPPRATSSRASRLTPLGGAGVATLCVVSVGLLAGSVAAYKDLPPQSEWVCRLAEPGQRCADVYPNEGTKQKGAFCREPECCARLAVSNSGSFGDLCTSDAGQCRHRKEEFSYGKCNLKTQCHKCSPSSTCHYDDSDNGGVWCQCPANGKGNGITCDVDPCIGNPCNNGICSPKKDKPSEFQCNCYPGHTLVKDPLGRYQACVDVCRTGICGEGALHCLNGEAEHMCICKSGYINQSLNGYDTCVKPDLCAVQPCGKPNAVLECTTTSTTTYDCKCQTGFKKLQRNGNPYCAASA from the coding sequence ATGGAGGCTGTTAAGACTCAAGTGCcacagcgcggcggctccgcctgccgcgaggcgctgtcTCCCCCCCGCGCCACGTCTTCTCGAGCTTCGCGGCTGACgccgctgggcggcgcgggcgtcgcaacgctctgcgtcgtctccgtcggcctcctcgcaggATCAGTCGCTGCCTACAAGGACTTGCCTCCGCAGTCCGAGTGGGTCTGTCGGCTGGCTGAGCCCGGACAGCGCTGCGCAGACGTGTACCCGAACGAGGGGACCAAGCAGAAGGGGGCGTTTTGCCGCGAACCAGAGTGCTGCGCGAGACTCGCGGTCAGCAACTCAGGTTCGTTCGGCGATCTCTGCACGTCTGACGCGGGGCAGTGCCGGCATCGAAAAGAGGAGTTCAGCTACGGAAAGTGCAACTTGAAGACGCAGTGCCACAAATGCTCGCCAAGCTCCACTTGCCACTACGACGACTCGGACAACGGCGGCGTCTGGTGTCAGTGTCCCGCTAACGGGAAAGGGAACGGCATCACGTGCGACGTCGACCCCTGCATTGGCAATCCGTGCAACAACGGCATCTGTTCGCCCAAGAAGGACAAGCCTTCGGAGTTCCAGTGCAACTGCTACCCTGGACACACGCTCGTCAAGGACCCGCTCGGCCGCTACCAGGCCTGCGTCGACGTCTGCCGAACGGGCatctgcggcgaaggcgcgctcCACTGCCTCAACGGCGAGGCTGAGCACATGTGCATCTGCAAATCCGGCTACATAAATCAATCGCTGAACGGGTACGACACCTGCGTGAAGCCCGACCTATGCGCCGTCCAGCCGTGCGGGAAGCCCAACGCCGTATTGGAATGCACAACTACCTCGACGACAACCTATGACTGCAAGTGCCAAACAGGATTCAAAAAACTCCAACGCAACGGAAATCCGTactgcgcagcctctgcgtga
- a CDS encoding Ser/Thr phosphatase family protein (encoded by transcript BESB_081520), translated as MSPDGGATFAFFFTFSLCGGAVSWCFSQPRPCRTRVGFLRTEEATGISRLREGVIFRRRRCRARSRLSYGCPPVAPGRRRCAAHLARGSSDRRARSLYPELVGPCGGLVTGDFSAASTPLSASGIAIEGCCHGELDAIYRTLARIEEKHNIKIDLLICCGDFQCVRDASDLQYLACPPKYRDLKDFPAYYQGEKEAYCLTVFVGGNHEAPSVLRELYYGGWVAPKIFYLGHAGVIKVGGLRIAGLSGIYKQQDYKKGYFERPPYDDNTMRSAYHVREFEISKLSVLSGRLDIVATHDWPEGIYEFGDKAELLRFKPFLEKDIQAHVLGNPHTMELLKKLKPSFWCAAHLHAQFAAVYVHPEPEGKATRFLALDKVLPCRRFLQILEVDPDLPAGYVQTLSPDLGRQSMDPQICYDRQWLAILRANQRRIPTHRSPHQSTTAIPPSAEDVAAVERNLENAGLKRTRLRSNGGLHLKVLSAAAVAPNSASADRPLQQEDALAPAAEPSTSAAPDEPRCGSPCAQRRSGGARGPGGASPSPRDHGAADEVGFAWPDWADARAPYRDLKRQRLFLLKLLGFDEADDKFGDAPPAPVEDIEIPVNWGTTASAQPKTTEELDICLDISDEEEEASDANCEVPA; from the exons ATGTCGCCAGACGGGGGCGCGACctttgctttttttttcactTTTTCCCTGTGCGGTGGCGCTGTGTCGTGGTGTTTCTCGCAACCGCGTC CATGTCGCACGCGCGTCGGATTTCTCAGAACTGAGGAGGCCACGGGAATTTCCAGACTTCGGGAAGGTGTAATTTTCCGGCGGCGACGttgccgcgcgagaagccgaCTATCGTATGGATGTCCGCCTGTGGCCCCAGGGCGACGGAGATGTGCCGCGCacctcgctcgcggctcttcaGATCGCCGAGCTCGATCTCTCTATCCTGAATTAGTTGGGCCCTGCGGCGGACTCGTCACCGGCGATTTCTCagcggcctccacgccgctGAGTGCGTCTGGG ATTGCTATTGAGGGCTGCTGCCATGGCGAGCTCGACGCGATCTACAGGACTTTGGCGCGCATCGAGGAGAAGCACAACATAAAAATTGACCTGCTCATTTGCTGTGGAGACTTCCAG TGCGtgcgagacgcgagcgactTGCAGTATCTCGCTTGTCCGCCCAAGTACAGAGACCTGAAGGACTTCCCTGCATACTACcagggcgagaaggaggcgtATTGCCTCACCGTCTTTGTCGGCGGAAACCATGAGGCGCCATCCGTCCTTCGCGAGCT GTACTACGGGGGTTGGGTCGCGCCGAAAATTTTTTACCTAGGTCACGCGGGCGTCATCAAGGTGGGGGGATTGCGCATCGCGGGGCTCTCAGGAATCTACAAGCAGCAGGACTACAAGAAAG GCTACTTTGAGAGACCTCCATACGACGACAACACGATGCGAAGCGCCTATCACGTTCGCGAGTTCGAGATTTCAAAACTCAGCGTG CTGAGCGGCCGACTGGACATCGTGGCGACGCACGACTGGCCCGAAGGGATCTACGAGTTCGGCGACAAGGCAGAGCTGCTTCGATTCAAACCGTTTCTTGAGAAGGACATCCAGGCGCATGTGCTCGGGAATCCACACACGATGGAGTTGCTGAAGAAGCTGAAACC GTCCTTCTGGTGCGCCGCCCACCTCCACGCACAGTTTGCGGCGGTGTATGTCCACCCGGAGCCCGAAGGAAAGGCGACGCGCTTTTTGGCGCTTGACAAGGTTCTTCCGTGTCGGCGATTTCTTCAGATCCTTGAAGTGGACCCCGACCTGCCGGCTGGATACGTGCAGACTCTCTCGCCAGACCTCGGTCGTCAGTCGATGGACCCTCAGATTTG CTACGATCGACAGTGGCTGGCGATCCTGCGCGCGAATCAACGCCGAATCCCCACGCACAGGTCTCCGCATCAGTCGACTACAGCAAT CCCGCCGAGTGCAGAAGACGTTGCGGCAGTGGAGAGGAACTTAGAAAATGCAGGGCTGAAGCGCACGCGGCTCCGCTCCAACGGGGGCCTGCATCTCAAGGTCTTATCGGCAGCCGCAGTCGCGCCAaacagcgcctccgcggacaGGCCCCTACAACAGGAAgacgctctcgcgcctgctgcagagccATCGACGTCCGCCGCCCCGGATGAAccccgctgcggctcgccatGCGCTCAGCGccggagcggaggcgcgcgaggccctgGCGGGGCTTCTCCCAGCCCCCGCGATCACGGCGCTGCCGACGAGGTGGGTTTCGCGTGGCCTGATTGGGCGGATGCCCGCGCGCCTTACAGAGATTtgaagaggcagcgcctgTTCCTGTTGAAACTTTTGGGCTTCGACGAAGCGGACGACAAATTTGGCGACGCCCCTCCTGCGC CTGTCGAGGACATCGAGATCCCGGTCAACTGGGGCACGACTGCAAGCGCACAGCCTAAAACGACCGAAGAATTGGATATTTGTCTCGATATTTctgacgaagaggaagaggctaGTGACGCGAACTGCGAGGTGCCCGCGTAG
- a CDS encoding bystin protein (encoded by transcript BESB_081530), which translates to MKRRLSQRKRFVFRPFKSACWGEERSKSSSLPRVYKYLWLLVRLLYVLRPKVKSEKRKVASRHNPLHVDILGQAGVHTPETAVLLKKGKKPKTGVHEAFTEDGSFDADEDGVVPQKLSKKILRLVEEQQLDDRADGHDSEGSEDEGSEPESDGEDEHVDEDGFVVIEGEEDEEDELYVQRRQKEQGAAAAAAPTLADFILEKLRQKEQAAVQGEAPVEEDANALPPKVVEVYTAMGPFLQKYRSGRMPKAFKVLPRLQRWEEVLLLTEPQNWSKQAMFEATKIFSSNLSSAGAQRFLCLVLLPAVRDDISANKKLNYHLYQALKKALFKPAAFFKGIFLPLALEGCSNRESIIVGSVVAKVSIPVLHGAAALMRLALVPPSHWLPAVSVLMGILINKKYSLPVKAVQACAAHFHQFEDRAESLPVSWHKALLVFVQRYKFCLSDTERNMLKAVLRVHFHEKIGPEIRRELLAKNAAQVLQQQQQALMDQHSAQVAAASGDDVEMGA; encoded by the exons ATgaagcgccgcctcagccaGAGAAAACGCTTTGTTTTTCGCCCGTTCAAGT CTGCATGTTGGGGGGAAGAGAGGTCAAAGTCCTCTAGTTTACCGCGTGTTTACAAATATTTGTGGCTGTTGGTGCGGCTGCTGTACGTGCTCAGGCCGAAGGTGAAGAGCGAAAAGCGGAAGGTGGCGAGTCGCCATAATCCCCTGCACGTCGACATTTTAGGCCAGGCGGGTGTTCATACTCCCGAGACTGCTGTCTTGTTGAAGAAGGGCAAAAAGCCCAAGACTGGCGTTCACGAGGCGTTCACGGAGGATGGGAGTTTTGACGCCGACGAAGATGGAGTCGTTCCGCAGAAGCTGAGCAAGAAGATCCTGCGGCTCGTCGAAGAGCAGCAACTCGACGACAG AGCCGATGGTCACGACTCTGAGGGGTcggaggacgaaggcagTGAGCCCGAGTCAGACGGAGAAGATGAACACGTCGACGAAGATGGGTTCGTGGTGAttgagggcgaagaggacgaggaggacgagctgTACGTCCAGCGTCGCCAGAAGGAgcagggcgcggctgctgcggcagcgccgaccCTCGCGGACTTCATTCTCGAGAAGTTGCGACAGAAGGAACAGGCGGCCgtgcagggcgaggcgcctgtcgaggaggacgcgaacgCCCTCCCCCCGAAGGTTGTGGAGGTCTACACAGCAATGGGACCCTTCCTGCAGAAGTACCGTAGCGGGCGCATGCCGAAGGCCTTCAAGGTGCTGCCCAGGCTGCAGCGGTGGGAGGAAGTCCTCTTGCTGACTGAGCCACAGAACTGGTCGAAGCAAGCGATGTTCGAGGCCACCAAGATCTTCAGCAGTAACCTCTCGAGTGCAGGCGCACAGAGATTTCTTTGCCTCGTTCTGCTCCCCGCTGTTCGAGACGACATCTCCGCCAACAAGAAGCTGAACTATCACCTGTACcaggcgctgaagaag GCGCTGTTCAAGCCAGCCGCGTTTTTCAAAGGCATTTTCCTTCCTCTAGCACTAGAGGGATGCAGCAATCGCGAGTCGATCATTGTCGGCAGCGTGGTCGCCAAAGTTTCCATTCCAGTTCTTCATGGCGCTGCCGCTTTGATGCGTTTGGCCTTGGTTCCACCTTCTCACTGGCTGCCTGCTGTGAGCGTTCTGATGGGGATCCTGATTAATAAGAAGTACTCTCTCCCAGTCAAA GCTGTTCAAGCCTGCGCGGCCCACTTCCACCAGTTCGAGGACAGAGCTGAGTCGTTGCCCGTTTCGTGGCATAAGGCGCTTCTTGTGTTCGTGCAGCGCTACAAAT TTTGCCTCTCCGACACCGAGCGGAACATGCTGAAGGCCGTGCTGCGCGTTCACTTCCACGAGAAGATCGGTCCGGAAATTCGCAGAGAGCTGCTTGCAAAGAATGCCGCACAAgttcttcagcagcagcaacaaGCTCTGATGGACCAGCACAGTGCGCAagtcgctgccgccagcggcgatgATGTTGAGATGGGCGCCTGA
- a CDS encoding ribosomal protein RPL36 (encoded by transcript BESB_081540) — MPGIAAFWVVCLWCTVGLQKGYVVTKKATPPRPSRRPRKLSPRMNSIREIIRQVAGFAPYERRMIELIKIGSAATTKRALKFAKKRLGTHRRGKGKRQELQNVVAAQRRKAAGH, encoded by the exons ATGCCCGGAATTGCAG CGTTCTGGGTTGTGTGTTTGTGGTGCACAGTCGGCTTGCAGAAAGGGTACGTGGTCAccaagaaggcgacgcccccgcggccgtcgcggcgaccTCGTAAGCTCTCTCCCCGAATGAACAGCATTCGGGAAATTATTCGTCAGGTTGCGGGTTTCGCGCCGTACGAGAGACGCATGATTGAGCTGATCAAGATCGGCTCTGCCGCTACGACCAAGAGAGCCCTCAAGTTCGCCAAGAAGAGACTGGGAACCCACCGCCGTGGCAAGGGAAAGCGTCAGGAGTTGCAGAATGTCGTCGCTGCTCAGCGCAGAAAGGCGGCTGGCCATTGA
- a CDS encoding hypothetical protein (encoded by transcript BESB_081550), whose translation MLETRRVRANFYAVRRSRDAICRRRISEGSALRGSSPSAGYDSHCGGLCLGTNLRPRHFQLGDHGDNQSGRFADWRERDTGNWGAEGSNISPKNVLQGHVPVATPRDDITRALKKEIQSRDSDASVWTLASVSTESPENTRRRTMSPTSTRRSSAASVVIRRPSGAASVHLPGKTPELHRAQKQGDNETRRRPASCSSRPAATAEIRTDMDEIDEKVLDVETRFRDGFVPGFVASTDQLRYGSRSSISVSAEDSSQGVAGSTTPSDGTCSAKALLRSAWSKGEAQLRHRERTRLLSSMQDRLLESAGESLPPNFECLGRRRERLMRASVLERLSFQTRWIFSRAPWVVPRLIPTFEE comes from the coding sequence ATGCTCGAAACCCGCCGAGTCCGCGCGAACTTTTACGCGGTGAGGCGTAGCAGAGATGCTATATGTCGAAGGCGCATTTCCGAAGGTTCAGCGCTCCGCGGAAGCAGTCCTTCAGCTGGCTATGATTCGCACTGCGGCGGGCTGTGTTTAGGGACGAATCTCCGTCCACGCCACTTCCAGCTTGGTGACCACGGGGACAACCAGAGTGGGAGATTCGCAGACTGGAGGGAACGGGATACCGGCAACTGGGGTGCGGAAGGCTCGAACATTTCGCCGAAAAACGTCCTGCAAGGCCATGTTCCCGTCGCAACTCCTCGTGACGACATTACTCGAGCCCTGAAAAAGGAAATACAAAGCAGAGACTCGGATGCATCTGTCTGGACACTTGCCAGCGTTAGCACCGAGTCTCCCGAAAATACTCGCAGGCGCACTATGTCACCGACGTCGACTCGGAGAAGCAGTGCTGCCTCAGTGGTTATCAGACGGCCCTCTGGAGCCGCCAGTGTACACCTACCCGGGAAAACTCCTGAACTTCACCGTGCGCAGAAACAAGGTGATAATGaaacgaggcgcaggccagcaagctgcagcagccggccTGCGGCCACAGCTGAAATAAGAACAGACATGGACGAAATCGACGAGAAAGTACTTGACGTGGAAACGAGATTCAGGGACGGTTTTGTTCCCGGTTTCGTGGCGAGTACCGACCAACTAAGGTACGGGAGCAGGAGCTCCATATCAGTCTCTGCAGAAGACTCGAGCCAAGGCGTAGCTGGGTCCACTACGCCAAGCGACGGGACATGTTCTGCAAAGGCGCTGCTACGTAGTGCGTGGTCTAAGGGGGAAGCACAGCTGCGACACAGGGAACGTACTCGTCTCCTTAGTTCCATGCAAGACCGTCTCCTAGAATCTGCGGGGGAGAGTCTACCCCCGAATTTTGAGTGTCTgggacgcaggcgcgagagactgaTGCGAGCCTCTGTTCTCGAGAGGTTGTCGTTTCAGACCCGTTGGATCTTCTCACGGGCACCGTGGGTTGTTCCTCGCTTGATTCCTACTTTTGAAGAGTGA
- a CDS encoding hypothetical protein (encoded by transcript BESB_081560) gives MGFADSPQSTSRSSTPSAGGKRAGHGYRREMVRVRQGHYRRLAFGNRIAWHDIFFSCSVFRRPPPYTVIDPWKFPSERAWTSRKAKKPAPRRSEASAARSRGPPCPPGPPVFVRPPEVTPLAPLRPHTTCPAPPPRTEPSSPPLPPPIPEPPAPAPAAKKAAKGKKKRFSFRTGVESRSRVSEASTPPTIVEEPPLRPPPEPALATSEETTAASTIPREPPKLPPPAETRGPPTLRQTLSRKKSDKAGEPAQKIVVSIGSLRGRYKGELKGQAQAFLLCGTTQDNLEQLLSHVRNKSPLFPLTLSSSGEFCVDFGYEFVLPLGPPTPFGMRISVVCTRETTLVDMDGKRRFSWRLNDIGSIVSPMRDMTTSQTVDWDTYPLRFNARSGFEAENLVIEAKFVLCPDSQGPPIPPDEIQPFQPPAPPKAKIQKQAKHAAAVPPFIPPLPLTEDWSAFNVTDKRCPPCQPPKYCGNQDVSACLPVDALSVSSERSSASLVERIDAALKKNSSWEEKLAQKFCAADLETWHDRGSRKTLKRHNKGIGEEVPTGVTKPGESLACAGSRAVRRPRPGAEDSAWTSRWSTARAAARVESGASALRGSVHGGAASPAEAPFTPHSWEETFRLTSSPSEYSEKREDSCASDISGKTSFRSEAVSQRASHACQTGSCAGAWQRRHERRQLQSAARDSEAKHGTTGFHRARIPADEAHRELVATEIGKACSAADWGLRADFLRWPGALTISPPCTSRSGSAAQDSKVCGLLQSSFRSDKGIAGRVPSVRGMRRFPPPKKNPSRSSWSSRTSESEAVSTARSGGRSMRDGPAACPRISSQAIKPF, from the exons ATGGGGTTTGCCGACTCGCCGCAAAGCACCTCGCGGTCGTCTacgccgtctgcgggcggCAAGCGCGCTGGTCACGGCTACAGGCGGGAAATGGTTCGTGTGCGCCAGGGCCACTACAGACGTCTGGCGTTTGGGAACCGGATAGCTTGGCATGATatcttcttctcctgctcCGTCttccggcggccgcctccctACACCGTCATCGACCCGTGGAAGTTCCCCTCCGAGCGGGCGTGGACGAGCCGAAAAGCCAAAAAACCGGCTCCCAGGAGGAGCGaagcgtcggcggcgaggtCGCGAGGGCCGCCTTGCCCCCCAGGCCCTCCCGTCTTCGTTAGGCCTCCAGAAGTcacgccgctcgcgcctctccggcCGCACACGACgtgccctgcgccgcctccgcggacggAGCcgagctcgcctccgctgccgccgccgatccccgagccgccagcgcccgcaccggcggcgaagaaggcggctaagggaaagaaaaagaggtTCAGTTTCCGCACCGGAGTCGAGTCGCGGTCGCGGGTCAGCGaggcctcgacgccgcccaCGATCGTCGAAgagcctcctctgcggccgccgcccgagcCTGCACTGGCGACCTcggaggagacgacggccgCGTCGACGATTCCGCGGGAACCGCCCAAactgccgccccccgccgaAACACGCGGGCCCCCCACGCTGCGACAAACCTTGTCCAGGAAGAAATCTGACAAAGCTGGAGAACCCGCTCAAAAAATCGTCGTCTCCATCGGCTCACTCAG GGGAAGATACAAAGGCGAATTGAAGGGGCAAGCGCAggccttccttctctgcggcacGACCCAGGATAACCTCGAGCAG CTCCTCAGTCACGTTCGCAACAAGTCTCCCCTATTTCCCCTGACGCTTTCGTCGTCCGGCGAGTTCTGCGTCGATTTCGGATATGAG TTCGTCCTCCCGCTTGGGCCGCCCACGCCCTTTGGCATGCGCATTAGCGTCGTCTGCACCCGCGAAACGACGCTTGTGGACATGGACGGAAAGAGGCGGTTCAGTTGGCGTCTCAATGACATCGGCAGCATCGTCTCCCCTATGCGAGACATGACGACATCCCAG ACTGTCGACTGGGATACGTATCCGCTGCGCTTCAATGCGCGGTCAGGATTCGAGGCGG AGAACCTTGTAATCGAGGCGAAATTCGTGCTTTGCCCCGACTCCCAGGGGCCGCCGATTCCACCAGATGAAATTCAACC CTTCCAGCCTCCTGCTCCGCCCAAGGCAAAGATTCAGAAACAAGCCAAGCATGCCGCTGCGGTTCCGCCCTTtattcctcctctgcctttgACTGAGGACTGGTCGGCTTTTAACGTCACCGACAAGAGGTGTCCGCCGTGCCAGCCTCCAAAGTATTGCGGAAACCAGGACGTGTCAGCCTGTCTGCCTGTGGATGCGCTAAGCGTCTCGTCAGAGAGGTCGTCAGCTTCTCTGGTGGAGCGAATCGACGCAGCGCTGAAGAAAAACTCTTCCTGGGAAGAAAAACTCGCCCAAAAATTCTGTGCTGCGGACTTGGAAACCTGGCACGACAGGGGGTCGAGAAAGACCCTGAAACGTCACAACAAGGGTATCGGAGAGGAGGTTCCAACAGGCGTGACAAAACCTGGCGAGAGCCTCGCGTGTGCGGGTTCACGCGCGGTGAGGCGACCGCGTCCTGGTGCGGAAGATAGTGCGTGGACTTCGAGATGGAGTACagcccgcgcagcagctaGAGTCGAGTCAGGCGCGTCAGCCCTCCGAGGGTCGGTACACGGCGGGGCCGCCTCTCCGGCAGAAGCCCCCTTCACTCCGCATTCTTGGGAGGAGACGTTTCGGTTGACTTCGTCGCCATCTGAGTATtccgagaagagagaggataGCTGCGCATCCGATATATCGGGCAAAACCTCGTTCAGGTCAGAGGCGGTCTCGCAGCGCGCTTCGCATGCATGCCAAACCGgctcctgcgcaggcgcgtggcAGAGGCGTcacgagcggcggcagctgcagtcgGCTGCGAGGGATTCCGAAGCGAAACATGGAACGACTGGCTTCCACCGCGCACGAATTCCAGCGGACGAGGCACACAGAGAGCTCGTTGCCACGGAGATAGGCAAGGCGTGTTCGGCGGCCGATTGGGGCCTGCGTGCGGATTTCCTGCGGTGGCCTGGAGCGCTCACGATTTCGCCGCCGTGTACGAGCCGCTCAGGGAGCGCCGCCCAGGACAGCAAAGTTTGTGGCCTCCTACAGAGCAGCTTCCGCAGCGACAAAGGCATCGCCGGCCGGGTGCCTTCAGTAAGGGGAATGCGGAGATTTCCACCCCCGAAGAAGAACCCGTCTCGATCCTCGTGGAGCAGCCGAACTTCAGAAAGCGAGGCGGTGTCAACTgcgcggagcggcggccgcagcatgCGTGATGGCCCTGCGGCGTGCCCGCGGATATCCTCTCAAGCTATCAAGCCCTTTTAA